In a genomic window of Glaciimonas sp. PCH181:
- a CDS encoding nuclease-related domain-containing protein, with protein sequence MEQPREESQILEDLAMLAASPGYAHAIAYICNRDNVIHIKGKLKPSDMERLFSRERLIRTELTTLIGLMVKKPLDLSPQPCEAVEGYVKRTDSLMGELHEAMSFPMFAAMFEAVKAGTEPPDPWRGPGMREPIFYGTESAYAFQYRDLVPEKYGADDGWMLKTKGFTSGQARIFAKTMCALMEEKGTRLLTDARTANVPPATWLPAFEFSLDEVAFHSGVAKEVVEAFFRAFLFAGDNSGFKEVGDFNEVAARPLLTTDRGTVLLFSHYAIYEALYESPFFWMWDDKPYRPTAAKHRGAFTEQFAARRLAGVFGREHVHTNVNLHRGKDIVGEVDVLVIYGDRLIIVQAKAKKLTIAARKGNDNQLKADFAAAIQDAYDQGWTCANEMLAGGCRLIDDNEKEVELPPSIKDVFLFSLVSEHYPALAFQANQSLKFQTTDVIRPPFVMDVFLLDTLTEMLTTPLRLLGYVKLRVAVSDKLMSGHELTVLGYHLKQNLWLDEKYDCVMLEDSVAQDMDTAMMVRRDNQLGDDTPVGILTKMRGTRYESLIKEIESSANPATLELGFHLLSMDEDTCRNVHRILESITRQAQLDGKRRDVTLASSTQPCGVSFHCNPTPSPEAIAVLETHCAKRKYWQRAAQWFGVSVSPAGQVQFGVTLDFPWEASEEMERLTADMKPMSKVRDAFPHYLREVSRQKLGRNDPCHCGSGLKYKKCCLN encoded by the coding sequence ATGGAGCAACCGCGGGAAGAGTCCCAAATTCTTGAGGACCTAGCGATGCTAGCCGCATCGCCTGGATACGCTCACGCGATCGCGTACATCTGTAATCGCGACAACGTCATTCACATCAAGGGCAAGCTGAAGCCGTCCGACATGGAACGGCTGTTCAGTAGAGAGCGGCTGATTCGGACGGAATTGACGACGCTGATAGGCTTGATGGTGAAAAAACCGTTGGACTTATCTCCGCAGCCGTGTGAAGCGGTCGAGGGCTACGTCAAGCGCACTGATTCCCTTATGGGAGAGTTGCACGAAGCGATGTCCTTCCCGATGTTCGCTGCCATGTTCGAGGCGGTGAAGGCGGGCACCGAGCCACCTGACCCGTGGCGCGGACCGGGGATGCGAGAGCCCATCTTCTATGGCACCGAGTCAGCCTACGCCTTCCAGTATAGAGACCTTGTGCCCGAAAAGTACGGGGCCGATGACGGTTGGATGCTTAAGACCAAAGGCTTCACGTCCGGCCAGGCGCGAATCTTCGCAAAGACAATGTGCGCCTTGATGGAGGAGAAGGGAACGCGACTCCTCACGGACGCCCGGACTGCCAACGTTCCTCCCGCCACTTGGTTGCCCGCATTTGAGTTCTCGCTGGATGAGGTGGCTTTTCATAGCGGTGTTGCGAAGGAGGTGGTCGAAGCCTTCTTCCGCGCATTCCTCTTCGCGGGGGACAACTCGGGGTTCAAGGAGGTGGGCGATTTCAATGAGGTTGCCGCTCGGCCATTGCTAACTACCGACCGGGGGACCGTGCTCCTTTTCTCGCACTACGCCATATACGAGGCCCTATACGAGTCTCCGTTCTTTTGGATGTGGGACGACAAGCCCTACCGCCCGACAGCCGCCAAGCATCGCGGTGCCTTCACCGAGCAGTTCGCTGCGCGCCGGTTGGCCGGTGTCTTTGGCCGTGAGCATGTCCATACGAATGTGAACCTGCATCGCGGCAAAGACATTGTGGGTGAGGTGGATGTTTTGGTCATCTACGGAGACCGGCTCATTATTGTGCAGGCGAAGGCGAAGAAACTGACCATCGCCGCACGCAAAGGGAACGATAACCAGCTGAAGGCTGACTTTGCTGCTGCAATCCAAGACGCGTACGACCAAGGCTGGACATGCGCGAACGAGATGCTTGCCGGCGGATGTCGGCTGATTGACGACAATGAGAAAGAAGTCGAGCTTCCACCGAGCATCAAAGATGTCTTTCTGTTCAGTCTTGTGTCGGAACACTATCCAGCGTTGGCCTTTCAGGCAAACCAGTCGCTGAAGTTCCAGACTACCGATGTCATCCGACCTCCGTTCGTAATGGACGTGTTCCTTCTCGACACGTTGACGGAGATGCTGACGACGCCGTTGCGACTGTTAGGCTACGTGAAGTTGCGCGTAGCTGTCTCGGACAAACTGATGAGCGGGCACGAGCTGACCGTGCTTGGCTACCACCTGAAACAGAACCTCTGGCTGGATGAGAAGTACGACTGTGTCATGCTCGAGGACTCCGTCGCTCAAGATATGGATACAGCGATGATGGTCCGCAGGGATAACCAGCTTGGCGACGATACACCGGTGGGAATCCTCACGAAGATGCGCGGAACTCGCTACGAGAGTCTCATCAAAGAGATTGAAAGCAGTGCAAACCCGGCAACTCTCGAACTCGGATTTCACTTGCTTTCAATGGACGAAGATACGTGCAGGAACGTCCATCGCATACTCGAGTCCATCACCCGACAAGCACAGCTCGACGGTAAGCGACGCGACGTCACGCTCGCATCGAGCACACAACCTTGCGGGGTCAGCTTCCATTGCAATCCAACGCCATCCCCCGAAGCGATTGCAGTGTTGGAGACACACTGTGCGAAACGCAAATACTGGCAACGTGCGGCGCAGTGGTTTGGTGTCTCTGTGAGCCCGGCTGGGCAAGTCCAGTTCGGCGTCACATTGGACTTCCCGTGGGAAGCCTCTGAAGAAATGGAGCGACTCACAGCCGACATGAAGCCGATGTCTAAAGTGCGGGATGCTTTTCCCCACTATTTGCGAGAAGTCAGCCGCCAGAAACTCGGCCGGAACGACCCGTGCCACTGCGGCAGTGGGCTTAAATACAAGAAGTGCTGCTTGAACTAG
- a CDS encoding DUF6602 domain-containing protein — protein MIKNASELLTSFIAAERKNVELINMPHMPTLGSAYEAIANAGIENEFVLPPNLDLRVVSGFIEGIPNQIDGMLVRGEGQRYGLTDQYIYPIEQVLCVLEVKKTLNKSDLIDGIQHLAAVQRLFSQRFSARIEAGEEFDFHLARESYAKLTGRAGPRTDAALDALPAPDRLLFATLARHLYAPVTVLLGFDGYGTEHGLREAMVDIVESNLGNDSDTSPDLLPSLITAGTFSLVKCTGRPYLVSGPKDTWVLLASARHNVARILLEFLWTKISVFCEVCMPFGLDMDHENIKELLLARGACKDERVGFELRSFSYSEKKLRRAAVTVWEPVKLSAGAIALAEFVFFKGGRLELEQSLDNYIQREHCVALDDVVAELVGTSTFCKRENTLQKVTGQALIASFDDGTGYVDMDAARLRAWCDGQGFKPHYMNLIDVG, from the coding sequence ATGATTAAGAACGCCTCCGAGCTCCTGACATCCTTCATTGCCGCCGAACGAAAGAATGTTGAGCTAATCAACATGCCACACATGCCCACACTTGGGAGTGCATATGAGGCAATCGCCAATGCAGGCATCGAAAATGAGTTCGTTCTGCCTCCCAACTTGGACCTGCGAGTCGTATCCGGCTTCATCGAAGGCATTCCCAACCAGATAGATGGCATGTTGGTCAGAGGAGAAGGCCAACGCTATGGTTTGACCGACCAGTACATATATCCCATTGAGCAGGTGCTGTGCGTGCTGGAAGTGAAGAAGACGCTTAATAAGTCGGATCTCATTGATGGAATCCAGCATCTGGCTGCGGTCCAGCGACTTTTTAGCCAACGCTTCTCGGCTCGAATTGAGGCGGGGGAAGAGTTTGACTTCCACTTGGCTCGAGAGTCGTACGCGAAGCTTACTGGGCGTGCCGGACCTCGTACCGACGCTGCACTTGACGCCTTGCCCGCTCCGGACAGGCTGCTGTTCGCAACGCTCGCTAGGCATCTCTACGCCCCAGTAACTGTGCTTCTTGGGTTCGATGGTTACGGCACCGAGCATGGGCTTCGAGAAGCTATGGTGGACATCGTCGAGTCTAACCTTGGAAATGACAGCGATACATCGCCCGATCTACTCCCCTCGTTGATTACCGCCGGCACCTTTAGTTTGGTGAAGTGCACTGGTCGTCCTTACCTTGTCAGTGGGCCGAAGGATACATGGGTACTGCTGGCATCTGCCAGGCACAATGTCGCCCGAATCCTCCTCGAGTTCCTCTGGACCAAAATTTCGGTGTTTTGTGAGGTATGCATGCCTTTCGGGCTTGACATGGATCACGAGAACATCAAGGAGCTGTTGTTGGCTCGAGGTGCTTGTAAGGATGAGCGAGTAGGGTTCGAATTGCGGTCTTTTTCCTACTCCGAGAAAAAGCTACGGCGGGCCGCCGTCACGGTTTGGGAGCCAGTTAAACTTAGCGCCGGGGCAATTGCCTTGGCGGAGTTCGTTTTTTTTAAGGGCGGCCGTCTGGAGCTTGAACAATCTCTTGACAACTACATTCAACGCGAGCATTGCGTCGCGTTGGATGATGTCGTTGCAGAACTTGTTGGCACCAGCACCTTCTGCAAGCGAGAGAACACTCTGCAAAAGGTAACAGGCCAAGCACTAATTGCATCGTTTGATGATGGCACTGGCTACGTGGACATGGACGCTGCACGGCTGAGGGCTTGGTGTGATGGACAAGGATTCAAGCCACATTACATGAACCTCATCGACGTCGGCTAG
- a CDS encoding enoyl-CoA hydratase yields the protein MTGTYTNLQLEIIGHSAVVTIANPPANTWTYEGLVSLKQLVSDLNADRTIYSLIVTGEGQKFFSAGADVNAFADGDKFRAQAMAVSFGEAFEALSQFRGVSIAAINGYAMGGGLECALACDIRIAEEQAQMALPEASIGLLPCAGGTQNLPWLVSEGWAKRMILCGERVNAETALRIGLVEEVVPKGQAKTAALALAQKVEKQSPSSVTASKKLIQGARSNPLAQWLPAEREMFLALFDTADQKEGVNAFLEKRPAEWKNA from the coding sequence ATGACCGGTACTTATACGAATTTGCAGCTGGAAATCATTGGGCACAGTGCGGTGGTGACGATTGCTAATCCGCCAGCGAATACCTGGACGTACGAGGGATTAGTGTCGTTGAAACAGTTGGTCAGTGATTTAAATGCAGACCGCACTATCTATAGTTTAATCGTCACTGGCGAGGGCCAAAAGTTCTTTTCGGCGGGGGCAGATGTGAATGCTTTTGCCGATGGCGACAAGTTCAGAGCGCAGGCGATGGCAGTGAGTTTCGGTGAGGCGTTTGAGGCTTTGTCGCAATTTCGTGGTGTGTCGATTGCGGCGATTAACGGTTATGCGATGGGTGGCGGGTTGGAATGTGCTCTGGCGTGCGATATCAGGATCGCTGAGGAGCAGGCGCAGATGGCGTTGCCCGAGGCGTCGATTGGCTTGTTGCCATGTGCTGGCGGCACGCAAAATTTGCCTTGGCTGGTAAGCGAAGGATGGGCTAAGCGAATGATTTTGTGTGGCGAGCGCGTGAATGCGGAGACTGCTTTGCGGATTGGATTGGTTGAGGAGGTTGTGCCCAAGGGGCAGGCGAAAACGGCTGCATTGGCGCTGGCGCAGAAGGTGGAAAAGCAGAGTCCGTCTAGTGTGACGGCCAGTAAGAAATTGATTCAGGGTGCGCGAAGTAATCCGTTGGCGCAGTGGCTGCCCGCAGAGCGGGAGATGTTTTTAGCATTATTTGATACTGCGGATCAGAAGGAAGGCGTGAATGCGTTTTTGGAGAAGCGTCCGGCAGAGTGGAAGAATGCTTAA
- a CDS encoding acyl-CoA dehydrogenase family protein yields the protein MNFDLSEDQLAFQQTARDFAAGEMAPHAAHWDEEGIFPLDVIKKASALGFCSMYTAEDIGGMGLSRLDATIVFEALASACPSTTAYLTIHNMVCWMLTTWASPNVRAHWGPLLASGEKLGSYCLTEPGSGSDAASLKTRAELIDGQYRLNGSKAFISGAGATDMLIVMARTGGEGADGISAFAVPADTAGITYGRKEQKMGWNSQPTRTISFDNVLIPAENLLGAEGEGFKMAMRGLDGGRINIATCSIGAAQAALDAAQFYLGERRQFGRKLADFQALQFKLADMATELVAARQMVRLAAVKLDNKASNASVYCAMAKRFATDVGFNVCNEALQIHGGNGYIREYPLERYLRDVRVHQILEGTNEIMRVIIARHLLKASTTEEIR from the coding sequence ATGAATTTTGACTTATCGGAAGACCAACTCGCATTTCAACAAACCGCCCGCGATTTTGCGGCTGGGGAAATGGCCCCCCATGCCGCCCACTGGGACGAAGAAGGTATTTTCCCCCTGGACGTCATCAAGAAAGCCAGTGCGCTGGGATTTTGCAGCATGTACACCGCCGAAGATATCGGCGGCATGGGTTTATCCCGGCTGGACGCGACGATTGTATTTGAGGCATTAGCCAGCGCTTGTCCGTCGACCACCGCTTATCTGACTATCCACAATATGGTTTGCTGGATGCTGACCACCTGGGCCAGCCCTAACGTACGTGCACATTGGGGACCATTGTTGGCTAGCGGCGAAAAACTAGGGTCGTATTGCCTGACAGAACCGGGTTCAGGCTCGGACGCAGCATCCCTCAAAACCCGTGCCGAGTTAATTGACGGTCAATATCGTCTTAACGGATCAAAAGCTTTTATTTCTGGCGCAGGCGCGACCGATATGCTGATCGTGATGGCGCGCACCGGTGGCGAAGGCGCGGATGGCATTTCAGCGTTTGCGGTCCCAGCCGATACCGCTGGCATAACCTATGGTCGCAAAGAACAAAAAATGGGCTGGAATAGCCAGCCTACGCGCACGATCAGCTTTGATAACGTGCTGATTCCTGCCGAAAATTTGCTAGGCGCAGAAGGCGAAGGTTTCAAGATGGCCATGCGCGGACTGGATGGCGGCCGTATCAATATCGCGACTTGCTCTATCGGGGCGGCGCAGGCGGCATTAGACGCGGCGCAATTCTATTTGGGCGAGAGACGTCAATTTGGCCGCAAGCTGGCGGACTTTCAGGCATTGCAATTTAAGTTGGCTGATATGGCTACGGAGTTGGTCGCCGCCCGGCAAATGGTACGTCTGGCAGCGGTTAAGCTGGATAACAAGGCTTCTAACGCGTCAGTATATTGCGCGATGGCAAAACGCTTTGCGACAGATGTGGGCTTTAATGTCTGTAACGAAGCGCTGCAAATTCATGGTGGAAATGGGTATATCCGCGAATATCCGCTGGAACGATATCTGCGTGATGTGCGCGTGCATCAAATTTTGGAAGGCACGAATGAAATCATGCGTGTGATTATCGCGCGTCATTTGTTAAAAGCATCTACTACGGAAGAAATACGATGA
- a CDS encoding AraC family transcriptional regulator, which yields MSLLRLCVALKPGMEKGSISIYFVQSALRSVQDRGLDTAAILMEAGIAPALLQSSQARVSASHYSALWLAVARCLDDELFGQDERRMKVGSFAMMCRTLIHCPTLKSALVCMLRFFNLLLDDYHSTLVTDGRTSRIVIEERARAQKPRIFGHETLLMMQHGLACWLVGRRIPVLSASFAYPEPIYSAEYRAMYAMQLHFDESATSLTFDTAYLALPVIQNAQTATEFLRIAPANIVLKYKNTASFSVKIRRRLRATARTEWSDFEAFATGLNMTQSTLRRRLEQEGQSFQSIKDQLRRDMAIEYLCHSSKSVMEIAVDLGFAEPSAFHRAFKKWTGASPGEYRQRMDAVKAP from the coding sequence TTGTCACTATTACGCCTTTGCGTAGCCCTAAAGCCCGGTATGGAAAAAGGCAGCATCTCTATCTATTTCGTCCAGTCAGCGCTGCGCTCGGTGCAAGACCGTGGGCTGGATACCGCTGCAATATTGATGGAGGCGGGGATTGCACCGGCGTTGCTGCAATCGTCTCAGGCGCGGGTTTCGGCCAGCCATTACAGCGCTTTATGGCTGGCGGTGGCACGCTGTCTGGATGATGAACTGTTTGGGCAGGACGAACGGCGCATGAAGGTGGGCAGTTTTGCGATGATGTGCCGCACGCTGATTCATTGCCCGACGTTGAAAAGCGCCTTGGTGTGCATGCTGCGTTTTTTTAATTTGCTTCTGGATGATTATCACAGCACGCTGGTGACCGACGGGCGAACTAGCCGGATTGTGATTGAGGAACGGGCGCGGGCGCAGAAACCGCGCATCTTCGGTCATGAAACCTTGCTGATGATGCAGCATGGTCTGGCCTGTTGGCTGGTGGGACGGCGCATTCCGGTTCTATCGGCCAGTTTTGCTTATCCAGAGCCTATTTATAGCGCTGAATATCGCGCCATGTATGCCATGCAATTACACTTTGACGAGAGTGCGACTTCGCTGACGTTCGATACCGCCTATCTTGCGCTGCCAGTGATTCAAAACGCGCAGACCGCGACGGAGTTTCTGCGGATTGCACCTGCCAATATCGTGTTGAAATATAAAAATACGGCCAGTTTTTCAGTCAAAATCAGGCGCAGATTACGTGCAACGGCGCGTACCGAATGGTCGGATTTTGAGGCCTTTGCCACCGGTTTGAATATGACGCAATCGACGTTGCGTCGTCGTCTTGAGCAAGAAGGTCAGTCTTTTCAGTCGATTAAAGACCAGTTACGGCGCGATATGGCGATTGAGTATCTTTGCCATTCCTCAAAAAGCGTCATGGAAATAGCCGTGGATTTGGGCTTCGCCGAGCCTAGCGCGTTTCATCGCGCTTTTAAGAAGTGGACTGGCGCATCTCCCGGCGAATATCGGCAACGCATGGACGCGGTCAAAGCGCCCTGA
- a CDS encoding lytic polysaccharide monooxygenase → MKYPAKKRFNFSSLLACSALFVVQGALAHGYILDPPVRSKMCNTGSSSEGCNAIRSYGENEAMYTPNGILYMGEDYEDYKNSLPDGKICGANGQYNSLNLPASKWAKTAIKPDSAGEISLTYLFTAHHTTDFMTYYITKNGTDLTKPLAWSDMEEIKTFTNVTNPPGGKWTEKVRLPSGQRGPHVIALMWPVSKARHGTNENFISCSDVDIQGESVESWNTVGTGIRATEDLKKGATVKFRLFDNARAGTVAGEVSMSLSRDMSAAEWLYEIAAAFNAKNFAAQIGSLQGGNVTLSSGKTNYQVYAKKIGFSYALDVKANNVVEVPGEVPAQAVVGKDIFVVATTSSGFAYKLDGSKSLHAATYQWNKLSGPFSLRNADNAVAEAVVGKNQTGVSTYELTVTNKDGQQHRSTMKVTATAVGVKISGAASIVEGQVSSLKAQANFSGSGGSAPTYSWKVRNPNGAEILQGSQQQLPLSTLMPGNYQATVDVSSPHGGRSATAQQNIVVEKKGVIQPPVEVVGACAGVPEWTKKSYKGGTEVQKNGRSYTSKWFVEPHHVPGSAGWTGDPWKDNGACK, encoded by the coding sequence ATGAAATATCCTGCAAAAAAACGCTTCAACTTTTCATCTTTACTTGCATGCAGTGCATTATTTGTAGTCCAGGGTGCGCTGGCGCACGGCTATATACTTGATCCTCCGGTGCGTTCCAAAATGTGTAATACCGGCTCTAGTTCAGAGGGTTGCAATGCGATTCGGTCCTATGGTGAGAATGAAGCGATGTACACCCCTAATGGCATTCTGTATATGGGCGAAGATTATGAGGATTACAAAAATTCACTGCCTGATGGAAAAATTTGTGGTGCAAATGGGCAATATAACAGTCTGAATTTGCCTGCGTCAAAATGGGCGAAAACGGCGATTAAACCTGATAGTGCTGGTGAAATTTCATTGACCTATTTGTTTACCGCGCATCACACGACCGATTTCATGACGTATTACATTACCAAAAATGGTACCGACTTGACCAAGCCTTTGGCATGGTCGGATATGGAAGAAATCAAGACATTCACCAATGTGACAAATCCTCCCGGCGGAAAATGGACGGAGAAAGTACGTCTGCCATCGGGGCAACGCGGTCCACACGTTATCGCACTGATGTGGCCTGTGTCGAAAGCACGTCATGGCACTAATGAAAACTTCATTTCATGCAGCGATGTGGATATTCAGGGCGAGAGTGTTGAATCATGGAACACGGTTGGTACGGGTATTCGCGCGACCGAAGATTTGAAAAAAGGCGCGACAGTCAAATTCCGTCTTTTCGATAATGCACGTGCTGGTACGGTTGCAGGTGAAGTGTCTATGTCGCTTAGCCGCGATATGAGCGCTGCAGAATGGTTGTATGAAATTGCAGCAGCGTTTAATGCAAAGAACTTTGCAGCCCAAATCGGTTCTCTGCAAGGCGGCAATGTCACGCTTTCTTCGGGCAAAACCAATTATCAGGTCTACGCCAAAAAGATCGGTTTCAGCTACGCGCTAGATGTCAAAGCAAATAACGTCGTAGAAGTACCGGGCGAAGTGCCGGCACAAGCCGTTGTCGGTAAGGATATCTTCGTCGTTGCAACGACTAGTTCCGGCTTTGCTTACAAGCTTGACGGCAGCAAGAGCTTGCATGCAGCAACGTACCAATGGAATAAATTGAGCGGTCCATTTTCATTGCGCAATGCTGACAACGCGGTTGCAGAAGCGGTCGTTGGCAAAAATCAAACTGGCGTCAGTACGTATGAGCTGACGGTCACTAACAAAGACGGCCAGCAACATCGGTCAACGATGAAAGTGACAGCGACAGCGGTCGGTGTAAAAATCTCTGGCGCAGCTTCGATCGTGGAAGGGCAAGTTTCTAGCCTGAAAGCGCAAGCTAACTTTAGCGGTTCTGGTGGAAGTGCACCGACCTATAGCTGGAAAGTACGCAACCCGAACGGTGCTGAAATCTTGCAAGGTTCGCAGCAGCAATTGCCTTTGTCGACTTTAATGCCGGGTAATTACCAGGCGACTGTTGACGTATCCAGCCCGCATGGTGGTCGTTCAGCAACTGCACAGCAGAATATCGTTGTGGAAAAGAAGGGCGTCATTCAGCCACCCGTTGAAGTTGTCGGTGCTTGCGCAGGCGTTCCGGAGTGGACCAAAAAGTCCTATAAAGGCGGTACTGAAGTGCAGAAAAATGGCCGTAGTTATACGTCGAAGTGGTTTGTTGAGCCGCATCACGTCCCGGGTTCCGCTGGATGGACTGGCGATCCTTGGAAAGATAACGGCGCTTGTAAATAA